The Vanacampus margaritifer isolate UIUO_Vmar chromosome 16, RoL_Vmar_1.0, whole genome shotgun sequence genome includes the window ACCCAGTTATCCAACCATAACCAACGCTTGGTGGAGCAGCTATCAGAGGTTTGGCGTAATCACCCATCCAGCAGGTTTCATTCCTCAAAACTCGATGAGAGTGTTTTGATGATGCATTCGTGTGCTAAAGTGAGCGCCGCAGGAAATTCACGAGAGCAATGCGGGCAAACAGGTTGAGGGAGTCTGGAATTCTTTGAACCGTCAGTCAACTTTTCCCCCTTTGTCACCCTTCTAGGCTGTGACGCTGGAACATTCCTTGAGGACTGAGATTCGTACCCTGAGAGAGGAGATGGACGAGTCCTCTTTTAGCCGGAATATCAGCTCTACACAATTAGAAAACACACTAGCGGAAGTATGAATATCACCCTGGCGTACTCTCATTACATGTTACACACAGATGAATCCTTCCATATTTTATACAGTAGATACATTGACAATATTAGATGTTATTGGCTACAACAAATGAGAGGGCCTGGctcatttcattattattattatttttttttttatggctgatGATCGCTGCAGCTCATTGGAAGCACAGAATTCAGGAGGAAATAAGACAGCACCTTAACTGGAAAAATCGCAATACTtttctgcatttatttattattattatatatatatattatttatcatatttcaaaattgtatttaaatcagTTTTAGTTGGTATGTAAGGTGTTTTGCTTAGTCCAGGGTCAACAGGAGCAATTACAGCTTTAAGTAAGTAAGTTTGagtgagtctatattgtttttCATGCTCATAAATAGGGAATTTTAAATTGGAAATATACAAAATCGCAGGTTTATACAGGCTACATATAATGTACTGTAGATagttatatagcgcttttcaagGGACGCTTAACAAAAATTCATAGGCCAAAGGCAACCCAATATCTTTCTTTTTGCAAATACTATGTTCTGTGCAAACATGATTAGCATtgtgttggtggaatatgagttaagcagcaaattccactcatttttgttcattttcagtgggcggccattttgccgcttgctgtcgacttaaattgacatcacagttgctcaaatcaacaaccaatcacagctcacttgtcttctgaagctgagtcgcgattggtcattacctgagcatctatgatgtcattttcactcgacatcaagcggtaaaatggccgcccactgacaTGTCGTGCTTAGAATAGTAGCGGCACGTgcaacatatttttgtaaagaagaTTTGACTTCccactttaaaatgatcttCATTTGACTTTGTATTCACGTTTCAAAATGtactcgatttttttttgaaaatattcagGGAAGCAGCATCATTAATTTTATTAGGGACGGATTTCCACAGGTGCCAAAATTTGAATTGTTTCCACAAAATTTCAACTAAGTTTCTGGAATGTTTATGAAGACATACATAAGACAAACATAAGAATAACCTCCTTAACCGCAGCAATGCCTTAAATGAAAACTAGCATGCAAATGACGTCTACATCCATCCTTTGTCTACCGGCCTTTCGAACAGAGCCGAGTTTTGAAGGGGCGCCTGTGTCACATGGACGCGCTGCTGAAGGCCTCCCAGGAAGACAGCGACAAGCTGCGATCCGAGCGGAACGACTTGAGGGACAGAGTGATGGAGCTTCAGGTGCAGCTGAGAGAGAAAGAGGCGGAGGTAAACAGCCGCTTTGCGACTGGGCGGTCGTTAGCATGATAGCGCTAACAGGAAGTCAATCAACACCTGCGCTAACAACAAGCCACTAACAAACTAACTCAGTGACTTTAGATCTTTGAGGGACTCTCTCActcactgtgtgtgcgtgtgtttgtgtagaTAGAGCAGGAGCAAGGGGTGGTGTTTGAGTTGCGTACCATGAATCGCTCTCTGCAGCAAAATACCCTGAACCTGCGAGAAGAGAGCATCCTggacatgacacacacacaacctttgTCACTTCTTAGTGAAATTCAGCAATCACAGGTACTtacagtgcacacacacatacacacagtgtGTACTAACCACTAACGACCTATTCCTTTGCTTTTGCTGATTTTAGAAAGATAACAATAACATGGCTCACGTATGAAATATGTTTGTCTAATATATCCAATCCGCACTGACCCCCTCCCCAGGCCAAAGATGCCCTCCTAGCCCACTCTGTGGCACTGCAAGTGAGAGATGAGGAGATAGCAGCACTCAAAGAGGAGGTCTGTGGCAACTTTGTACAAGCGGCCtccataaacacacaaaaacaagacacaaaGGTTGACTTGTGCATCTACAAACTCAAAACGCAGACTACGCACTGGTCTGGCTGCcggtcaatcacagggcaattATAAACGAGGCATTGAGTTGAAATAAATCTCATGCTAGATGCATAATAGTGAAGTATGTGAACTACTACACTAGTGATTCCTAATCACTGTATTGTTGTATATTAGAAACTATATAATTTTACTTAATTGGTCCCAAAAAAAGAGCTCTAAAACAAGGCTGGTTCTTGGGGACCAAAATTTAGGGGTGTTGAGACATTAGCATGGAATTATACTAGCTATCGGTATGTAAATTTACACTTGTGCTTTCAAAATGGTTCTTTGTCAAGCTCACGTAAGCAAATGACCACCAGTGTAAATCAGATAAAGGCTATTTTCATGAGAGGGTCACTTTTAACGCGTTgcacagatattttttttaacaatatctcACATGACTGATGTTTACAATTTCTCAGTTGCAATCCCAACGAGCAGAACTGGAATCGCTGAGGGAGGAAATCAAGCCATTTCGAAGCAGTCCGGATGCGCCATGTTACAGGTGCACACACATTTTCTCCAAAATTATTTGTAATGTGGTATGTTCGTAGATATGCTAATTAACTCGCCGATGTTCAGTTCGTTAGAGAGCGAGTTGACCACGGTGCGACAGGAGAAAGACTTACTGACCCATCAGCTCCTCAACACCATCCAACACAAGGTGGCGCTGTCCCAAGAGCTGGATGCTTGGCAGGTATGTCTGAAATCGACTGGCATGCACTCACTGGGCAGCATGATGGACACGTGGTTAGCACGTT containing:
- the bicdl2 gene encoding BICD family-like cargo adapter 2 isoform X1, translated to MFSPRKSSLPPPSLEDSFFPLSSSSSISLSFALPASTPDHGGIDSGGGIETDLILAAELGQALLEKNEELAAALEEKEREVETLQQQKHVLQRRLEMNELASGQKEAELNGDLAALRSDLDRHHTEGRDRRRDESEQLTQLSNHNQRLVEQLSEAVTLEHSLRTEIRTLREEMDESSFSRNISSTQLENTLAESRVLKGRLCHMDALLKASQEDSDKLRSERNDLRDRVMELQVQLREKEAEIEQEQGVVFELRTMNRSLQQNTLNLREESILDMTHTQPLSLLSEIQQSQAKDALLAHSVALQVRDEEIAALKEELQSQRAELESLREEIKPFRSSPDAPCYSSLESELTTVRQEKDLLTHQLLNTIQHKVALSQELDAWQEDMRLVINQQVLQKEEDRLKEMERERGSTRGLQRSKSLKVKGEAGKGFFSSLFKEK
- the bicdl2 gene encoding BICD family-like cargo adapter 2 isoform X2, encoding MFSPRKSSLPPPSLEDSFFPLSSSSSISLSFALPASTPDHGGIDSGGGIETDLILAAELGQALLEKNEELAAALEEKEREVETLQQQKHVLQRRLEMNELASGQKEAELNGDLAALRSDLDRHHTEGRDRRRDESEQLTQLSNHNQRLVEQLSEAVTLEHSLRTEIRTLREEMDESSFSRNISSTQLENTLAESRVLKGRLCHMDALLKASQEDSDKLRSERNDLRDRVMELQVQLREKEAEAKDALLAHSVALQVRDEEIAALKEELQSQRAELESLREEIKPFRSSPDAPCYSSLESELTTVRQEKDLLTHQLLNTIQHKVALSQELDAWQEDMRLVINQQVLQKEEDRLKEMERERGSTRGLQRSKSLKVKGEAGKGFFSSLFKEK